The following nucleotide sequence is from Nesterenkonia xinjiangensis.
ATCTGCCGGTCTTCCGCTTCCGGACGAGCATAGACCAGGTTCTCTCGGATGGTCCCGCGCAGCAGAGGAGCGTCCTGCTCCACATAGCCGACCTTGGTCCTGAGCTGATCCAAGGACATGTCGGCGACATCGACGCCGCTCACGCTCACCGCGCCCCGGTCAGCGCGATGGAATCGTTCGACTAGCTGGAAGAGACTCGTCTTCCCGGCGCCGGACGGTCCGACGATGGCGGTGAGCCCTGTGCGAGGCACGGAGAAGGTCACATCGCGAAGTGCTGGCGACCCGTCCTCGTAGGAGAACCACACACTCTCGAACGCGACCGCTGCGTCCACCATCTCGACACGGGTGCTGTCCTCAGCTGCTCCGGCTGCCTGCGGTTCTTCCTCCTGCGGCAGCTCGGCCAGCTCCGTGATGCGCTGGACTGCGGCCCGGCCCTGTTGGATCTGCCCCAGCGCCAGGAAGAGCATCACCAGCGGGGACACCAGGTAGAAGAGGTACATGACGAATGCGGTCAGATCGGCTGCGTGCAGCTCACCGGTCGTCACACGGGCCATCCCCCACGCGATGACGACCGCCAGCGAGAGCTGGGTGCCTACGTTCATCGCGGGCTGCAGCAGCGCTCCGAGAGCGGTCACGCGGATCCCGCTCTGACGAGCTGAGTCCGCCAGACCTTCGAGGCGCTCTGTCTCACGCGCCTCGGCCCGGGATGCCTTCACCGTGGTGATGGCCCCGAGCACGCGCTGCAGGCCCGACCCGAAGGCACTGGTGTCCGTTCGGTTGACCAGGGACGCGACCCTCACCTGACGAGCGATCACCAACGAGACGAGGCTGGCTGCTCCGAGGCAGATGAGGGTCGCCACCAGCAGCTGCCAGTCGATCCACGCCATGAAGATGACACCGCCCACCACCATGAAGAGGGAACTCACCAGCTGGGCGAGTGCTTGGGTGATCACCATGCACGCCAAGGTGGTGTCACCGACCATGCGGGTGAAGATGTCTCCGGACTCCATCCGTTGGAAGGCGGCGACCCTGCTGCGCAGCAGACGCCCCGCCAGAAGGTTCCGCACATCGAACACGATGTTTTCGCCGGCGCGTCCGATGAGGTAAGCGTTCGCCGCCGACATGGCGGCATCGAGGATGAACAGGCCGACGATCCAGAGGATGGGCCCGGAGATGGAGTCCCCCTCCGCAACGGCCCTGATGAGGATGCCGACGAACAGCGGCTGGGCGAGGGAGGCGGCCGCACCCACGAGTCCGGCGGCGATGCCTGCGAGGAGGAGGGCCCGGTGTCCGGAGATGATCCGCACAAGGTTCATGACGGCTTGCGGTACGTCGCGATGAACATCAGGGATTGCTCCGCATAGGGACTGCGAAGTGGGTCAGACCACGAACCGTCCGGCTCCAGGCCAGCGAGGTGCGCATAGGCGTCGGTGTCCTCGGGCGTGATCAGCCGGAGGACCTCGGTGCCGATCCTATGCGTTCCATCCGCTTCGAACCAGATCTGCGAACAGTGCCAGAGATCATCGGGCAGCAGGGTCGCGTGAGTCTGGAGACCTGTGTTGCGCTCCGGGTAGGGGAAGAAGAGCGTCGTCCTCGTCTTTCCTTCATGCAGGCCCACACATCCCGGACGGTTGTGTGCTTCGAGGACGAGACGGCCACCAGGAATCAGCAGGTCGGCGGCGCGCTGGACCGCCTGCTGCTGCTCTTCCCGAGACAGCACCAGGGACAGTGCCGAGCACACGATGTAGATGAGACCGAATCGCCGATGGTCGGTGTAGGTGCGCATGTCCCCGTAGCGGGGGACCACGAGATCCTCCCCGCACTCCTCTTGCAGGGCGTCGAGCATCAGGCTGGAGCTGTCAACGCCCACGACCTGCCCGACCCGTCTGGCCAGAGGGACCGCGATGCGCCCGGTGCCGACACCGAGCTCAAGCGTTCCACTGGCAGGATCTGGGTGCTGGCCCGCGAGGAACTCCGCCAGCACCTCCGCCGACTCGTCCTTGCGGAAGACCCGGTCGTACCAGCCCTCGAACTGTTCGGCGTAGCCTGTGTCCTGCACAGTCATCGAGTCTCGTCCTTTCTCCGTCGTATTGATCGGGCATGGTGGGGCGTCCTCAGGCGACGGGGACGAGTCTGCGTTCATCAGCGCCGTCCATTCCCACATAGGGCGAGACGAAGAGGATCTCAGGCTCCTCGTCAGGGTCATGGCCGCTCGCCCGCACCATGGATATCTGGAATCCCTTGATGCGGCCGAGGTCATCGGACCTCTCGGCGATCTCTCGGCGGATGAAGTTCACCAGCAGGCGGTAGGACGCGGTGACCTTGATGACCTCGAAACCCTTGTCCATCCTCTGGAGGATCTCGCTGCACACGTCGAACACCGCCTTCTCGCCCCTGCGCGTGGCGAACCAGAACGCCTGGTGCATCCGTCGATCAGCGATGAGCTCGATGCTCTGCCACCTCGACGTCTCACCGTCGACGTCCAGCGTCCGGAAGAGGTAGTGATAGTCGTGGGTCGCCGGGTTGGGTGCGAAGAACTTCCAGTTGGGCAGCACGGAGAAGTGGTCTCGGAGCTGGAGCCGATTGAAGACGGGATTGGGATGCTGGGTCGCGACGGTGGCGACGAGAAGGGCGGAACCCGCGATCCGCGCTGCCGCACCACGCCCTGTGAACAGCGCCCTGCACTGAGCTGCGACGTTCATCCGAGCACCTCGACCTTCCTCGTGTCATGGCCATCGGTCCGTGCGAGATCCACATCCGAATCTGCCGACGGCTCCATGAGATCAACGTGTCGGGAGCGCTGGAGATGGGCGATGATGACGTCTGCGACAAGGTGCGCGTGCCGCGCATTGGTCAACATGCTGTCGTGGTCCGTTCCGGGGATGACGCGCAGCTCACTGGACGGATCATCATGGGTCCTCACCAACTCCTCGTACATCGCCAGCTGCTCGGCATCCTGATCGACCGTATTCTGGGCTGCGACGACGACACCGCACGCAGCGATGGGGTCGACGTCGGCGGAGTGACTGCGGAAGTCCTTCTCCACCGCACGCCACTCTCGGGATGCCGCACTCCACAACCGAGCATCGGAGTATTGGGCGAAGACCTTGTCACGATACGCCGGCGGGAGACTGTCCAGCCACCGGGGTCGGCTCATCAGGATCCCCGTTCCCAGGCGCAGCGCCCAGGTCGCCGTCGTGAGCGCACCGTGGAGGTTCCGCGCGCCCAGGTCCTGTGCTTCTGAGCGTTGGAGCTCAGCAGGATGGGACGGGTCCAGGTACACCAGAGCCTCGAGAGTCTCGGGATCCATCTCGGAGGCAGCGCGCCGGATGATCTCACCACCCAACGAATGCCCCACCAGGGCGACCTTCCGACCGCTTGGGGCCGTCACCGCATGGCAGAGGTCGAGGAGGTCGTCCACTGACTCCTGAAGCGTGTAGTCGGCACGGGATCTCCGCCGACTGCCTGCATACCCGGCTCGCGCATAGACGATCAGACCGCAGTCCGTCTCTGTGACGATCTTCTCGCTGATCCAGGCGAAGTGTTCGGCGGTCGCGGCAAGACCCGCGACGAAGATCACGATGGGGGACTCTCCATCAGGCGTGCCTCCAGACTCGAACTGGAGCTCGTTGCCGTGGCGCGTGGTGATCCTGCGGGATGTCCCCCATCCCTGAAGCGTCTTGAGCCGCTTCTGCACGGCCACTGTCCCGGCGACAGCCGCGGAGACCCCTAGGGCCACCAGGGCTGCGGGGACCATGCGGTCGTCCCTGCCAGCGATGACGGGATGGGACCTGGGAGTCGAGGTATAGGCGACGAAGGGATGCATCGAGGGGAATGCCGTCATGAACCGTCCCAGTCCCATGACGAAGCCGTTGGCGACGTGGAAGGATGCCGCAGAGGCCAAGAACGGTCGCGCAAACCGTCCACCTGCCACGTAGACGAGGGGAAACAGACACTCCATGGCGAGAACCCCGTGCTGGATCATCGTGGAGGCCCGCGGATGCTGCTTGGAGAATCTGTAGACCTTCTCGAAGCCATAGGTCTTGGTCCGCATGACTCCAGGCAGGGCTTCGCCGCTGCGCCACTTGTCACCCAGCAGCTTCACCCAGCCCGACGCGGCGTAGGAGAGGTTGGCCTGGATCGCCACATACCAGAGCAGCGCATCCTGAGTCTGGGGGGACGAGCTCAGACGAGCCGCACCCGTGGCTGACTGCACCAGAAGAGAGACCTGGTCGGACCCGTCGGTGCCGAATCGGTGTCGGGGATAGAGGATGGCGGTGATGCCGCTGAGCGCCAGGTTGCCTGCGCCGCGCCATCGACTGTTCCCGGGCAGCATCATCGCGATGCTCACGGCCGCCCGGGTCACGTGGAGTCCCACGGTGACCCGACGGTCTCCGACCAGATCCAACACACACCGGAACATCGGATTGTCGACTGCTTCCTCCTCCCTCATGATCTCCCAGTCATTCAGCCCACCCTTCTCAAGGTGGCGACGCTGGCTGAGGTACTCCAGGGACGACGTCAGAGTCGTCGCGGCGACCAGGCGTTCGGAGATGCCGAGCGCACGATCACGAGATACGGGGATCGGGCTGAAGACAGCGGAGACCAGTTTCCGGGCCAGATTCACGGGGTGGTCCTTGCGGTAAAGGGGTTCGATGGAGAAGAGGCCTCCGGGACACAGAAGCTCTGCATCCCGGAGACCTCAGGACGGGCCGGCTCATGCACAACCCAGCGTGGGACCGAATGCGTCCGGTGAGTCAGCCGTTGGCGCCGGCGTGCTCACGTCCCAGGTCATAGGCCTGAAGTGTGATCCACGCGTACCCGGCAGCGCCGGCGAAGGCTGCGGGCGTCGCCATGACCGGCCCCAGCTTGGCACCGGACATGCGACTGTCCTCGGTCAATGCGGACTCGGTCTCGCTCTCCAGCTTCTCCTCAATGCGGGCGATCATGTCGTCCTCTCTGAAATCATCGTGATCCGGTTGATGAGCCTGGCGACCAGCCCGTCAGCAGGGCCTCGGACACATGTCCGGCACTGTGTCGACGGTCGGTCACGACCAGGTCAGTTGACCGTGCGGCCCACGGTGTAGGCGACGCCCACACCGGTGACTCCCGCAGCCGCGGCTCCCACGACCTTCTTCCCGGCGAGGGCCGCCACCACCGCGGCGGGTGTCGCCATGACCGGCGTCCCCTCCCGACGGAAGCCTTCGGTGAGTGATCCCAGTTCCTGCTCGTTCATGAATGCGGCGATGTTTTCTGACATAACTCTCCCCAATCTTATTCAGCAGACTTGACATAATCGAGAGGCCACCGAACGGCCCGTCGATCACGAATGACGCTACAGACGCGTTCAGTTCCCGCCAAGACTAATGCGCGTATTTTGAGGAACTCGAAAGGTTGCGTTCAGCTCCTGTTAAGGGTGGACGCCCGCTCCATCATGATGTCCGGCGCCTCCGCCCGGCATCGCCGCTGACCTCACCGCCAGCGTGGAGCGCGGCCGTAGGTGATCGCCCGCACCGGCGCCTCCAGGGGGCCGGTGCGGAAACCGGCCATCCAGAGACGAGAGGCCAGCAGCTGGACCAGCCAGAGGGCGAGGACGATCCCGCCGACCTGCAGTGCGGTCAGCTGGCCGGCCAAGCCGAGACCCAGGGCGGAGAAGATCAGCGCCAGCACCAGTGACTGTCCCAGGTAGTTGGTCAGCGACATGCGCCCGGCCGGGGCGAGGGCGGCGGTGAGCCAGCCGAATGCCGGGCTGCGGAACACCAGCAGGGCAAGGATCACGTAGCCCAGGGACTGGACTGGGCCTCCGGTGAGGGTCAGGGCCTGCGCCAGCAGGAGCTGGACCATGCTGGGCTCCCCGCCGGCCACCGACCCGGGGGCGCCCCAGTCCAGCCAGGCGGCGGTCCCGGAGATCAGCAGACCCACCGTCAGGGCCGGCACCATGATGGCCACCAGGCGGCCGGTGGGCACCTCACGAGCGACGATCCGCTCCAGCAGCTGCGAACGCCCGACCACCAGTCCGATCAGGAACGCAGCGAGGACCATGATCCCCTGCCCGAACAGGATCATGGGGCCCATGAACGCATAGGTCTGCAGCTGGAAGCCCAGATAGGAGCCGATGGTCCCGGTATAGGCGGCGACGGCGGCATCGGCGTCACCGCCGGCCATCATGGCGTCGTCGAAGCCGGGGGTGCCTTCGGCCAGCAGCATGATGCCGCTGATCCCGAACATGAACAGGGCGACCACCCCGTAGAGAAGCCCGGCGAGGATCAGCGCAGTGCGGGTGCGGATGCGGCGCATGCCCAGCAGCGCGAAGCCCAGCAGCGCATAGGCCAACAGGATGTCGCCCACGAAGAGCAAGCTCCCGTGCAGCACGCCCAGCACCGCCAGGGTGATGAAGCGGCGCACCGATCGGCCCACCTCCGAGACTCCGGCCCGATGTGCCGAGGCCCACTGCATCACGAAGGAGAGCCCGAAGAGGAAGGAGAAGACCACATAGGACTTCGCCTCGAAGAGCAGAGTCGCGGTGAAGGCCGTCAGCTGGTCGCCGGCGCTCTGGATCTCGCGGTGGAACTCCCCGGTGCTCAGCTGCCCCGGCTCGGCGAAGAACCAGATGTTGACCGAGAGGATGCCCAGCAGCGCCACCGCCCGCAGGGCGTCGACGGCGATGAGCCGCGGCGGCCGAGCGGGCTGGGTCCCGCTCGGCATAGGCAGGCTGGAGCCGCCGTCGTCGTCGATGTGCCGCTCCCTGCCGAGGGTGCCTTCCGGCTGATGTCCGCTCATGGGACTCAGCGTAGGGACGTCGCAGCCGCGGCTCATCCCCCCGAAGGATGATCCCGCCCCTCAGCGCCTCAGCGCTCGACGTCCCCCCGGATGAACGCCTCCACACGGTCCCGGGCGACGCTGTCGTGCAGCTGCTCGGGCGGGGACTTCATGAAGTAGCTCGACGCCGAGACCAGCGGGCCCCCGATGCCGCGGTCCAGGCCGATCTTCGCGGCACGCACGGCGTCGATGATGACCCCGGCGGAGTTCGGCGAGTCCCAGACCTCGAGCTTGTACTCCAGCGCCACCGGGGCGTCGCCGAAGTTGCGGCCCTCCAGACGCACATAGGCCCATTTGCGGTCGTCCAGCCACTGCACGTAGTCGGAGGGGCCGATGTGCACGTCCTCCGCCTGCAGGTCTGCGCTGGTGTTGGAGGTGACCGCCTGGGTCTTGGAGACCTTCTTCGACTCCAGCCGGTCCCGCTCCAGCATGTTCTTGAAGTCCATGTTGCCACCCACGTTAAGCTGATAGGTGCGGTCCAGGATCACCCCGCGGGACTCGAAGAGCGCCGCCATCTCACGGTGGGTGATGGTCGCCCCGATCTGCGACTTGATGTCGTCTCCGACGATCGGCACCCCCGCCTCGGTGAACTTCTGCGCCCACTCCTCCGTCCCGGCGATGAACACCGGCAGCGCGTTGACGAAGGCGGCACCGGCGTCGATGGCGGCCTGTGCGTAGTAGCAGGCCGCCTCCTCGGAGCCCACCGGCAGGTAGCAGACCACGACGTCGACCTCGGCCGCCTGCAGCGTCGCGACCACGTCGACCGGCTCGGCAGAGGACTCGGTGATGGTCTCCCGGTAGTAGCGGCCCAGTCCGTCCAGGGTGGGCCCGCGCTGGACGGTCACTCCGGTGGGCGGGACGTCGGCGATGGTGATCGTGTTGTTCTCACTGGCGTCGATGGCCTTCGAGAGGTCCAGGCCCACCTTGGCCTCGTCGACGTCGAAGGCCGCCACGAACTGCACGTCGGAGACGTGATAATCACCGAACTCGACGTGCATCAGCCCGGGCACCTGCTGATCGGCCGGGGCGTCCTTGTAGTACTCCACGCCTTGGATCAGCGAGGCGGCGCAGTTGCCGACGCCGACGACGGCGACGCGGATGGGGTTCGTGGCCACGTGGTCACTCCTTGGTTCTCGGGTCTCTGGGACGCGTGCGGATCGCACAGCGGGGCCGACGGTGTCACCGTCGGCCGATCCCTTCAGCCGACGTTCACCAGCCTGTCATTATTCCTCATCAGGCCCGCATCCCGGTGAGGCTCACGCAGTCAGTCGCGGGTCTTAGAGTGGTGCCGATGACACCAGAACCCCGGAATCGGCGCGAGGTCGTGGCACCGACGCGCGCGGATCCCCTGCTGCGCCTGCTCTCCGACCGAGTCGGCGGCCCCAGCGGGACGCGGCTGACCGCGGATCGACGCTTCTGGACGATTCCCCGGGTCCTGATGGCGATGACGGCGGTGGCCGCGCTGGTCTCGCTGCTGTCGATGCAGCACTGCCGAGCAGAAGGCTGGATCGGGGTCTCGCTCTACCACCACGGCTGCTATTCGGACGTCTCCGCCCTATATGTGCAGCGCGGGCTCGACGCCGACCCCTGGGCCCCCTTCGTCGACGGTCAATGGTTCGAGTATCCGGTGCTGACCTCGCTGCTGGCCTCGCTGGCGGCGCTGGTGACCCGCGGAGTGGACGGCGTCGTGAGCTCGACGGTGCCCTCGCTGGCCTACTGGGAGGGCCGGCTCTCCCTGCTCTACTGGGACGTGACGTTCCTGGGCGCGGTGCTGGCCTGGTTCCTCCTGGTGCTCACCGTGATGCGCGCCGCCGGGCGGCGGCCCTGGGACGCGGCCATCGTGGCGACCTCTCCGGCGATCATCTTCGGGGCAGGCATCAACTGGGACCTGTGGGCCACTGCGGCGCTGCTCCTGGCAGTGTTGGCGCATCTGCGCGGCCAGCACCTGACCGCCGGGGCGCTGATCGGCGTCGGAGTCTCCTTCAAGCTCTTCCCGCTGTTCCTGCTCGGAGCGCTGTTCGTGCTGGCACTGCGCCGGGACGGTCTGCCCTGGTCGGCCCTCGGGCGCACAGTGGCGGCCTCAGCGGTCTCCTGGGCGCTGCTGAACGTGCCGGCGATGCTGCTCAGCTGGGAGAACTGGTCCCAGTTCTGGTCGTTCTCGGCCGAGCGCGGCAGCGGCTACTCCTCGATCTGGCACGTCTGGCAGGTGCTGGCCGAAGCGCAGGGAAGCGCCGGGCCGGGGCCCGAGCTGGTCTCCACCCTGAGCCTGGCACTGTTCCTGGCCTGCTGCACGGGCGTGCTCCTGCTGGGCCTCAGGGCCCCGGTCCCACCACGCACGGTGCAGTTGCTGCTGCTGATCGTGGCTGCCTTCGCCCTGGTCAACAAGGTGTACTCGCCGCAGTTCATGATCTGGCTGATTCCGCTGATCGCGCTGGCCGCCCCGCGCTGGCGGGACGTGCTGATCTGGCAGGCGGCGCAGGTGCTGCACTTCTGGGCGGTGTGGATGTACCTGGCCGGCGTCGTCGGAGACGCAGGACCGCAGCACACCATGGCCGACGGCGTCTACCTGCTGGCGGTGCTGGGGCACATGGCCGCCACCGCGTGGATCATGGCGGTGGTGGTGCGGGACATGTACCGGCCGGAGTGCGACGTGGTGAGGCACCCGCCGGTGCTGGCTCGACGCTGAGCGTCCGCCTCACTCCTGCGCGGACCACCAGTCGCGCAGCACCTTCTCGGCCGTCGCAGGCTCCACCGGCCCGTGCTCCATGCGGTGCTCCAGCAGGAACCGGTAGGCCTGGCCGACCTCCGGCCCCGGGGGGATGCCCAGAATCTCCATGATCTGCTCGCCGTTGAGGTGGGGGCGGATCCTGGCCAGCTCCTCCTGCTCGGCGAGCACGGAGATCCGGTCCTCGAGATCGTCGTAGGCGTGGGCCAGCCGGTCGGCCTTCTTCCGGTTGCGGGTGGTGACGTCGGAGCGGGTGAGCCGGTGCAGCCGCTCCAGCTGATCGCCGGCGTCGGTGACATAGCGCCGCACCGCCGAATCGCTCCAGCCGGCGTCGCCGTAGCCGTAGAACCGCATGTGCAGCTCCACCAGCCGAGTGACCGCCTTGATGGAGTCCTTGTCGAAGCGCAGCTCCTGCATGCGTTTGCGGGTCAACTTGGCCCCGACCACGTCATGGTGCCGGAAGCTGACCCCGCCACCGGGTTCGAAGCGGCGGGTCCTCGGCTTGCCGACGTCGTGCATCAGTGCCGCGAAGCGCAGGACGAAGTCCGGGCCGGGGACCGGGCCGTCGTCGTCGGTCTCCAGCTCCGCAGCCTGTTCCATCACCTGCAGCGAATGCTGGTAGACGTCCTTGTGCCGACGGTGCTCGTCATCGGTGCGCTTCAGGGCCGGCACCTCGGGCAGCACGACGTCAGCCAGCCCGGTGTCCACCATGAGGTCCACTCCCGCACGCGGGTGCGCCCCGCAGATCAGCTTGACCAGCTCTTCGCGGACCCGTTCTGCGGAGACGATCTCCAGACGGGAGGCCATCGCCGTCATCGCGTCGCGGACGCCCTCGTCCACGTCGAGTCCCAGCTGGGAGGCGAAGCGGGCGGCACGCATCATGCGCAGCGGGTCGTCCGAGAAGGACTCCTCGGGGGTGGAGGGGGTGCGCAGCCGCTGGGCGACGAGGTCCTTCACCCCGCCGTGCGGATCGACCAGCTCGAAGGAGGGCAACCGCAGCGCCATGGCGTTGACCGTGAAGTCCCGGCGGACGAGGTCTTCAGCGAGGCTGTCGCCGAACTGCACCTGAGGTTTCCGGGAGGCCGGGTCGTAGGCCTCGGCGCGGTAGGTGGTCACCTCGATGGTGGCATCGCCTTTGCGGATGCCGATGGTGCCGAAGTCCCGGCCGATGTCCCAGTGCGCATCCGCCCAGCCGGACACGGCGGCGATGATCTGATCCGGGGTGGCATCGGTGGTGAAGTCGAGGTCCGGCGAGGTCCGTCCGAGGAACAGGTCACGGACCGGCCCGCCGACCAGCGAGAGCTCATGGCTGTGGGAGGCGAACTGTTCACCGAGGTCGACGACGACGTCGGGCAGCCAGGCGCCGTCGGGGAATCCAGCAGGGAGATATGGCATGACAGAGACAGTTTCCCACAGGCCGATCGAGCTCATAGGCCGGTGGCAAGCTCATGGACCGGTCGTCGGTCCGGCCCTCCGTTCCTCGAT
It contains:
- a CDS encoding glycosyltransferase family 87 protein, producing the protein MTPEPRNRREVVAPTRADPLLRLLSDRVGGPSGTRLTADRRFWTIPRVLMAMTAVAALVSLLSMQHCRAEGWIGVSLYHHGCYSDVSALYVQRGLDADPWAPFVDGQWFEYPVLTSLLASLAALVTRGVDGVVSSTVPSLAYWEGRLSLLYWDVTFLGAVLAWFLLVLTVMRAAGRRPWDAAIVATSPAIIFGAGINWDLWATAALLLAVLAHLRGQHLTAGALIGVGVSFKLFPLFLLGALFVLALRRDGLPWSALGRTVAASAVSWALLNVPAMLLSWENWSQFWSFSAERGSGYSSIWHVWQVLAEAQGSAGPGPELVSTLSLALFLACCTGVLLLGLRAPVPPRTVQLLLLIVAAFALVNKVYSPQFMIWLIPLIALAAPRWRDVLIWQAAQVLHFWAVWMYLAGVVGDAGPQHTMADGVYLLAVLGHMAATAWIMAVVVRDMYRPECDVVRHPPVLARR
- a CDS encoding alpha/beta fold hydrolase, whose product is MNLARKLVSAVFSPIPVSRDRALGISERLVAATTLTSSLEYLSQRRHLEKGGLNDWEIMREEEAVDNPMFRCVLDLVGDRRVTVGLHVTRAAVSIAMMLPGNSRWRGAGNLALSGITAILYPRHRFGTDGSDQVSLLVQSATGAARLSSSPQTQDALLWYVAIQANLSYAASGWVKLLGDKWRSGEALPGVMRTKTYGFEKVYRFSKQHPRASTMIQHGVLAMECLFPLVYVAGGRFARPFLASAASFHVANGFVMGLGRFMTAFPSMHPFVAYTSTPRSHPVIAGRDDRMVPAALVALGVSAAVAGTVAVQKRLKTLQGWGTSRRITTRHGNELQFESGGTPDGESPIVIFVAGLAATAEHFAWISEKIVTETDCGLIVYARAGYAGSRRRSRADYTLQESVDDLLDLCHAVTAPSGRKVALVGHSLGGEIIRRAASEMDPETLEALVYLDPSHPAELQRSEAQDLGARNLHGALTTATWALRLGTGILMSRPRWLDSLPPAYRDKVFAQYSDARLWSAASREWRAVEKDFRSHSADVDPIAACGVVVAAQNTVDQDAEQLAMYEELVRTHDDPSSELRVIPGTDHDSMLTNARHAHLVADVIIAHLQRSRHVDLMEPSADSDVDLARTDGHDTRKVEVLG
- a CDS encoding class I SAM-dependent DNA methyltransferase, with translation MTVQDTGYAEQFEGWYDRVFRKDESAEVLAEFLAGQHPDPASGTLELGVGTGRIAVPLARRVGQVVGVDSSSLMLDALQEECGEDLVVPRYGDMRTYTDHRRFGLIYIVCSALSLVLSREEQQQAVQRAADLLIPGGRLVLEAHNRPGCVGLHEGKTRTTLFFPYPERNTGLQTHATLLPDDLWHCSQIWFEADGTHRIGTEVLRLITPEDTDAYAHLAGLEPDGSWSDPLRSPYAEQSLMFIATYRKPS
- a CDS encoding ABC transporter ATP-binding protein — encoded protein: MNLVRIISGHRALLLAGIAAGLVGAAASLAQPLFVGILIRAVAEGDSISGPILWIVGLFILDAAMSAANAYLIGRAGENIVFDVRNLLAGRLLRSRVAAFQRMESGDIFTRMVGDTTLACMVITQALAQLVSSLFMVVGGVIFMAWIDWQLLVATLICLGAASLVSLVIARQVRVASLVNRTDTSAFGSGLQRVLGAITTVKASRAEARETERLEGLADSARQSGIRVTALGALLQPAMNVGTQLSLAVVIAWGMARVTTGELHAADLTAFVMYLFYLVSPLVMLFLALGQIQQGRAAVQRITELAELPQEEEPQAAGAAEDSTRVEMVDAAVAFESVWFSYEDGSPALRDVTFSVPRTGLTAIVGPSGAGKTSLFQLVERFHRADRGAVSVSGVDVADMSLDQLRTKVGYVEQDAPLLRGTIRENLVYARPEAEDRQIEEVLRLSSLKDFVESLPQGLDTELGERGLGLSGGQRQRLAIARTLLQQPEVVLLDEVTAHLDSDTEAALRDAVIDAAQQRAVVTIAHRISTVLRADRIIVLDRGAVRAIGTHAELMESDEVYRRLAEQQLQASGVQ
- a CDS encoding CCA tRNA nucleotidyltransferase; the encoded protein is MPYLPAGFPDGAWLPDVVVDLGEQFASHSHELSLVGGPVRDLFLGRTSPDLDFTTDATPDQIIAAVSGWADAHWDIGRDFGTIGIRKGDATIEVTTYRAEAYDPASRKPQVQFGDSLAEDLVRRDFTVNAMALRLPSFELVDPHGGVKDLVAQRLRTPSTPEESFSDDPLRMMRAARFASQLGLDVDEGVRDAMTAMASRLEIVSAERVREELVKLICGAHPRAGVDLMVDTGLADVVLPEVPALKRTDDEHRRHKDVYQHSLQVMEQAAELETDDDGPVPGPDFVLRFAALMHDVGKPRTRRFEPGGGVSFRHHDVVGAKLTRKRMQELRFDKDSIKAVTRLVELHMRFYGYGDAGWSDSAVRRYVTDAGDQLERLHRLTRSDVTTRNRKKADRLAHAYDDLEDRISVLAEQEELARIRPHLNGEQIMEILGIPPGPEVGQAYRFLLEHRMEHGPVEPATAEKVLRDWWSAQE
- a CDS encoding DUF418 domain-containing protein, with translation MSGHQPEGTLGRERHIDDDGGSSLPMPSGTQPARPPRLIAVDALRAVALLGILSVNIWFFAEPGQLSTGEFHREIQSAGDQLTAFTATLLFEAKSYVVFSFLFGLSFVMQWASAHRAGVSEVGRSVRRFITLAVLGVLHGSLLFVGDILLAYALLGFALLGMRRIRTRTALILAGLLYGVVALFMFGISGIMLLAEGTPGFDDAMMAGGDADAAVAAYTGTIGSYLGFQLQTYAFMGPMILFGQGIMVLAAFLIGLVVGRSQLLERIVAREVPTGRLVAIMVPALTVGLLISGTAAWLDWGAPGSVAGGEPSMVQLLLAQALTLTGGPVQSLGYVILALLVFRSPAFGWLTAALAPAGRMSLTNYLGQSLVLALIFSALGLGLAGQLTALQVGGIVLALWLVQLLASRLWMAGFRTGPLEAPVRAITYGRAPRWR
- a CDS encoding inositol-3-phosphate synthase; its protein translation is MATNPIRVAVVGVGNCAASLIQGVEYYKDAPADQQVPGLMHVEFGDYHVSDVQFVAAFDVDEAKVGLDLSKAIDASENNTITIADVPPTGVTVQRGPTLDGLGRYYRETITESSAEPVDVVATLQAAEVDVVVCYLPVGSEEAACYYAQAAIDAGAAFVNALPVFIAGTEEWAQKFTEAGVPIVGDDIKSQIGATITHREMAALFESRGVILDRTYQLNVGGNMDFKNMLERDRLESKKVSKTQAVTSNTSADLQAEDVHIGPSDYVQWLDDRKWAYVRLEGRNFGDAPVALEYKLEVWDSPNSAGVIIDAVRAAKIGLDRGIGGPLVSASSYFMKSPPEQLHDSVARDRVEAFIRGDVER